A single region of the Cucumis melo cultivar AY chromosome 3, USDA_Cmelo_AY_1.0, whole genome shotgun sequence genome encodes:
- the LOC103485679 gene encoding wall-associated receptor kinase 2-like — protein sequence MERLRKTLVGLTVIIILSTPASAVSLAKPGCDEWCGDLRIRYPYGVKEGCYLNQTFLITCDKAFSPPKAFLMDTNISVTNISLNGELHMLQPIVRYCHEGVQLGGGSFIPNITNLTAPPTLSIADGKNKFIAIGCSTFGLFTGMLKGSEFLTGCVALCTNNSSIVDGSCSGTGCCELNIPNGLRSLSLAVGQLLDDRNGTFVKYNPCGYAFVVGEEGFKFKSSYIDNFEDREVVAVVDWSIGNETIIDICGLNSIRNSSFSDDRSQYRCECLDGYEGNPYLPRGCDQDINECEHKWLNDCTHECINTRGSYTCKCPKNYKGDGRRGEDRQGCTRDSKTIPIIIGIGVGFTVLLIGSTWIFLGYKKWKFIKRKEKFFRENGGFILQQQLSQRQSVPNEMVRIFTQEELAKATNNYDNSTIVGKGGYGTVYKGILEDGLAVAIKKSKLIEQSQTDQFINEVIVLSQINHRNVVRLLGCCLETQVPLLVYEFVTNGTLFEHIHDKTKHASLSWEARLKIALETAGVLSYLHSSASTPIIHRDVKTSNILLDNNYTAKVSDFGASKLVPMDRTQVSTLVQGTLGYLDPEYLLTSKLTEKSDVYSFGIVLLELITGKKAVCFDGPEEERNLAMYVLCAMKEDRLEEVVEKAMMVKVGRFEEVKQVAKVAMKCLKIKGEERPSMKEVAMELEGVRSMQVQH from the exons ATGGAGCGTTTGAGGAAGACTCTTGTGGGTCTCACGGTGATCATCATATTATCAACACCGGCCTCAGCAGTCTCACTAGCCAAACCCGGTTGTGATGAATGGTGCGGCGACTTACGAATTCGGTATCCATATGGAGTAAAAGAAGGATGTTATCTCAACCAAACATTCTTAATTACATGCGACAAAGCCTTTAGCCCTCCAAAGGCGTTTCTAATGGATACAAACATTAGTGTTACCAATATATCACTCAATGGTGAGCTCCACATGTTGCAGCCCATAGTACGATATTGCCATGAGGGAGTGCAATTAGGAGGTGGTTCTTTTATCCCCAACATAACCAACCTTACGGCACCGCCGACGTTATCAATTGCGGATGGCAAAAATAAGTTCATCGCCATCGGTTGCAGTACGTTTGGTTTGTTCACAGGGATGCTAAAGGGAAGTGAATTTCTAACTGGGTGTGTTGCGTTATGTACGAATAATAGTTCTATAGTTGATGGGTCGTGTTCTGGGACTGGATGTTGTGAGTTGAATATTCCTAATGGGTTGAGGAGTTTGAGTTTGGCTGTGGGTCAACTGTTGGATGATCGTAATGGAACTTTTGTGAAGTATAATCCATGTGGGTATGCTTTTGTGGTTGGAGAAGAAGGATTTAAGTTTAAATCAAGTTATATTGATAATTTTGAAGATAGGGAAGTTGTGGCTGTGGTTGATTGGAGCATTGGAAATGAAACAATAATTGATATTTGTGGATTAAATAGTATAAGGAATAGCAGTTTTTCTGATGATAGATCTCAATATCGTTGCGAATGTTTGGATGGTTATGAAGGAAATCCATATCTCCCTCGAGGATGTGATCAAG ATATAAATGAATGCGAGCATAAATGGCTGAATGACTGCACGCACGAATGCATTAACACAAGAGGAAGCTATACTTGCAAATGTCCTAAAAATTATAAAGGAGATGGAAGACGAGGGGAAGATCGACAGGGCTGCACTCGAGATTCCAAGACTATTCCCATCATAATCG GAATTGGAGTAGGGTTCACTGTTTTACTAATTGGTAGCACATGGATATTCTTGGGTTACAAAAAGTGGAAGTTCAtcaaaaggaaagagaaattttttagagaaaatgGAGGTTTCATACTTCAACAACAACTTTCTCAAAGGCAATCCGTCCCAAATGAAATGGTCAGAATTTTCACCCAAGAAGAATTGGCGAAGGCCACAAACAACTACGACAATAGCACTATTGTTGGCAAAGGTGGGTACGGTACGGTTTACAAAGGAATCTTAGAAGATGGCTTGGCAGTGGCAATCAAGAAATCGAAACTTATAGAACAATCCCAAACTGATCAATTCATTAACGAAGTTATTGTTTTGTCTCAAATCAACCATCGCAACGTGGTTAGACTCTTGGGATGTTGTTTAGAGACGCAAGTCCCATTGTTGGTGTATGAGTTTGTAACCAATGGCACCCTCTTTGAACACATCCATGACAAAACCAAGCATGCTTCTCTTTCGTGGGAAGCCCGTTTAAAAATAGCCTTGGAGACTGCAGGTGTGCTTTCGTATTTACATTCTTCAGCTTCCACTCCAATTATTCATAGAGATGTCAAGACGTCCAACATACTTTTAGACAATAATTACACTGCAAAGGTATCTGATTTTGGAGCGTCAAAGTTGGTTCCAATGGATCGAACACAAGTATCCACGTTGGTGCAAGGGACATTAGGGTATTTAGACCCAGAGTACTTATTGACAAGCAAGTTGACAGAGAAGAGTGATGTTTATAGTTTTGGAATAGTGTTGTTAGAGCTTATAACTGGGAAAAAAGCGGTGTGTTTTGATGGGCCAGAAGAGGAGAGGAACCTAGCAATGTATGTGCTTTGTGCAATGAAAGAAGATCGGTTGGAAGAAGTTGTGGAGAAAGCAATGATGGTGAAAGTGGGAAGATTTGAGGAAGTTAAACAAGTGGCCAAGGTAGCAATGAAATGCTTGAAAATTAAAGGGGAAGAGCGGCCCAGCATGAAAGAAGTGGCTATGGAGTTGGAGGGAGTGCGATCGATGCAAGTTCAACATTAA